A DNA window from Luteolibacter luteus contains the following coding sequences:
- the mnmE gene encoding tRNA uridine-5-carboxymethylaminomethyl(34) synthesis GTPase MnmE: protein MTHAATTGTIVALASGGGTSAVGLIRLSGPQAEAIADDACQGAAGRAVERRATRAKVRDAAGHIIDDVLLTVFRDNRSFTGEPVVEIACHGGRLIVRRITERLLECGARQAGPGEFTERAFLNGKLDLTQAEAVMDLISAQSDLALRAAHEQLEGGIGRQTEQLRTDLIGLVAHLEAWIDFPEEDIDPDTGEVFRTRIAAAQAGIARLLATAEQGRILREGVRTVILGRPNAGKSSLLNLLLGSERAIVSDEAGTTRDTIEEMILLDGVPLRLIDTAGLRDEGGGVEREGIRRTLREAERADLILLVRDATLPMAESEVALPGDSPARVVTVLNKVDLEPHAGWSGDPAVRLSCSSGEGLDQLRVQIREALDLGEADWGEHAVAINTRHRDCLRRAASSLAAADVLLESGQAAELAAMELREAMEALGEIAGKVDAEEVLGVIFSSFCIGK, encoded by the coding sequence ATGACACACGCCGCAACTACTGGAACCATCGTAGCATTGGCGAGCGGCGGGGGGACCTCGGCGGTCGGCCTGATCCGGCTTTCCGGGCCGCAGGCGGAGGCGATCGCGGACGATGCTTGCCAAGGCGCGGCGGGTCGTGCGGTGGAGCGCCGCGCGACGCGGGCGAAGGTGCGGGATGCGGCGGGGCACATCATCGATGATGTCTTGCTGACGGTTTTTCGCGACAATCGCAGTTTCACCGGGGAGCCGGTGGTGGAGATCGCATGTCACGGCGGCCGCCTGATCGTGCGACGGATCACGGAGCGTCTCTTGGAATGCGGCGCGCGCCAGGCAGGCCCGGGGGAATTCACCGAGCGCGCCTTCCTGAATGGAAAGCTGGATCTGACCCAGGCGGAGGCCGTCATGGATCTCATCTCCGCCCAGAGTGATCTGGCGCTGCGTGCCGCGCATGAACAGCTGGAAGGCGGGATCGGCCGGCAGACCGAGCAATTGCGCACGGACCTGATCGGCCTGGTCGCGCACTTGGAAGCGTGGATCGATTTCCCGGAAGAGGACATCGACCCGGATACCGGTGAAGTCTTCCGCACCCGCATCGCCGCGGCGCAGGCCGGGATCGCGCGGCTGCTGGCGACGGCGGAGCAGGGGAGGATCCTGCGCGAGGGCGTGCGGACGGTGATCCTCGGCCGGCCAAATGCGGGGAAGTCGAGCTTGTTGAACCTGCTGCTCGGCAGCGAACGCGCGATCGTGAGCGATGAAGCGGGAACCACGCGCGATACGATCGAAGAGATGATTTTGTTAGATGGCGTGCCCCTTCGCCTCATCGACACCGCCGGCCTGCGTGACGAGGGCGGCGGCGTGGAGCGCGAGGGCATACGGCGCACCCTGCGCGAGGCGGAGCGGGCGGACCTGATCCTGCTGGTGAGGGATGCGACCTTGCCGATGGCGGAGAGCGAGGTGGCGCTGCCAGGCGATTCACCGGCGCGGGTGGTGACGGTCTTGAACAAGGTGGATCTGGAACCGCACGCCGGGTGGTCCGGCGATCCCGCGGTGCGGCTTTCCTGCAGCTCGGGCGAGGGTCTCGATCAATTGCGCGTGCAGATCCGCGAGGCCTTGGATCTTGGTGAAGCCGATTGGGGCGAGCACGCGGTGGCCATCAACACGCGGCACCGGGATTGCCTGCGCCGTGCCGCCTCATCCCTCGCGGCGGCGGATGTCCTGTTAGAAAGCGGCCAAGCCGCCGAACTCGCCGCCATGGAACTGCGTGAAGCGATGGAGGCCCTCGGTGAGATCGCCGGAAAGGTGGATGCGGAAGAAGTGCTCGGCGTGATCTTCAGCAGCTTTTGTATCGGGAAGTAG
- the tnpA gene encoding IS200/IS605 family transposase has protein sequence MPSTYISLYYHLIFSTKLREATILPEWRERLHEYMGGILRGLEGKPMGIGGTADHVHVLASLKATHCLADVARELKRSSSIWVAENTTQTGFKWQEGYAGFSVSASKVKTVQQYIAGQEEHHRVKTFREELVEFLEKAGVTYDERYLD, from the coding sequence GTGCCTTCCACCTATATCAGCTTGTACTATCACCTGATCTTTTCCACGAAGCTCCGCGAGGCCACCATCCTTCCCGAATGGCGCGAACGCCTTCACGAATACATGGGCGGTATCCTCCGCGGTCTGGAGGGAAAACCCATGGGCATCGGTGGTACGGCCGATCACGTCCACGTCCTTGCATCGTTGAAAGCCACCCATTGCCTCGCCGATGTGGCGCGCGAATTGAAGCGCTCTTCGTCCATTTGGGTGGCGGAGAACACCACCCAAACAGGATTCAAGTGGCAAGAGGGCTACGCGGGATTTTCCGTCAGTGCTTCCAAGGTAAAGACGGTTCAACAGTACATCGCCGGGCAGGAAGAACATCATCGGGTGAAAACCTTCCGGGAGGAACTGGTGGAGTTTCTTGAAAAAGCCGGGGTGACCTATGACGAGCGATATTTGGATTGA